A region of Phalacrocorax carbo chromosome 9, bPhaCar2.1, whole genome shotgun sequence DNA encodes the following proteins:
- the ATP6V1D gene encoding V-type proton ATPase subunit D, giving the protein MSGKDRIEIFPSRMAQTIMKARLKGAQTGRNLLKKKSDALTLRFRQILKKIIETKMLMGEVMREAAFSLAEAKFTAGDFSTTVIQNVNKAQVKIRAKKDNVAGVTLPVFEHYQEGGDSYELTGLARGGEQLAKLKRNYAKAVELLVELASLQTSFVTLDEAIKITNRRVNAIEHVIIPRIERTLSYIITELDEREREEFYRLKKIQEKKKVLREKSEKERELRRAAGGEHEPANLLAEEKDEDLLFE; this is encoded by the exons GGCTCAGACCATCATGAAGGCTCGTTTGAAAGGAGCCCAAACAGGTCGTAACCTCTTGAAGAAAAAATCTGATGCTTTGACACTTCGATTCAGGCAGATCCTTAAGAAAATTATTGAG actAAGATGCTGATGGGTGAGGTGATGAGAGAAGCTGCCTTTTCACTTGCTGAGGCAAAGTTTACCGCAGGAGATTTCAG TACCACTGTGATCCAAAATGTGAACAAAGCTCAAGTCAAGATCAGAGCTAAAAAAGACAATGTAGCAG GTGTAACCTTGCCAGTTTTTGAGCATTACCAGGAAGGAGGGGACA gctATGAGCTGACTGGCTTGGCCAGAGGTGGAGAACAGCTGGCTAAGCTGAAGAGGAACTATGCCAAAGCTGTGGAGCTGCTTGTGGAACTGGCCTCCTTACAG ACATCCTTTGTTACTTTGGATGAAGccattaaaataacaaacagaCGTGTGAATGCAATTGAACATG tgattaTTCCCAGAATTGAGCGTACTCTCTCTTACATCATCACAGAATTGGATGAACGAGAACGAGAGGAATTCTACAG GTTAAAGAAgatccaggaaaagaaaaaggtattgagagaaaaatctgagaaagaaCGGGAGCTGCGgagggctgctggtggggaaCATGAACCAGCCAATCTCTTAGCAGAAGAGAAGGATGAAGACCTTCTCTTTGAGTAA